Part of the Caldilineales bacterium genome, CGTGCTTGTATTGCCCAGCCTGGTGCAGAGCGAGGCTTTCTTCAAAAACCGACAGCGCGCCATCGGCATCGCCCATGTGCAGGCAGGCGTGTCCCAGGTTGCTGAGCGCTCTAGCCAGATCGCGCTCGGCGCCAACCGTGCGTAGAGAGGCGACACTACTCTCAAAGGCACGCTTGGCCTGTGAATAATCCTCCTGGCAGCGCGCCAAGTGCCCCTGCAAGGTCAGCCCGCCCCCGATCCGGAAAGCGTCGCCATCCTCATAGGCCAAAGCCAGGCCCTCATCGACCAAGGTTCGGGCCGTGGCATAGGCGCCCGCTTCGATCGCCAAAAGTCCCTGCGTTAGCAGACTCATGCCCAGATAGAGCGATGAGCCATCCTGGCGGGCCATGGGGATCATGCGCTCGCCCAGCTCGAACGCGGCCTGGAAGTTGCCCGCCATCCGTTCGGCGGTGCTCGCAGCCGCAAGGACGAGGGCCAAGAGAGGCCGATCATCGTCACCCACACGCTCAGCCAGGCGGAAGGCCGCCTGGGCGTGGGACATGCATGCTGCTGCGTCGCCCATCAGCATCGCCGCGAATGACGCGAACACGTGGCCGCGGGCGCGAGTCGCCGGCGGTGTGTCTTCACCCGCTGCCGCCAGGAGGCGGTCGAGCCAGGACATGGCTTCCGGCATGTGCCCACGGATCTCCCAGAAGCGCGGCAAGGCGATAGCGATTCGCAGTCCCGACTCGATCCGGCCGCTCTCCAGCGACCAAGACAGGGCGGCGCGCAGGTTATCATGTTCAGCTTCCAGCCAGGTCAGCCAAAGCTGCTGGTAGGCGTCGCCCAATCGCGGCGCGGCCTCTTCGGCGCGGGCGAGGAACAGATCCGAGTGGCGGTCACGCAGACGCGCGGCTTCGTCCGCCTGGCGCATTTTCTCGAGCGCATACTCGCGAATGGATTCGAGCAGGCGGTAACGCGCTTCAGTGCGTTCCAGCGTGCGAGCGACGACGAGCGATTTGTGAACCAGCGACGAGAGCAATTCCAGCGTCCGCGCTTCAGCGTCACAAGGGACGATGCCATCATCGCCGCAAATGCCTGAGACCGTGTCTAGGGTGAAGCCGGCGGCGAAGACACCCAGGCGGCGCAGCAGCACCTGCTCCTCTGCCGTCAGCAAATCGTAACTCCAATCGATCGCCTCGCGCAGGGTGCGGTGGCGGGGGATGGGCGTGGTGCGTTGTGCGGAGACAAGGAAAGCAAAACGGTTGTCGAGTCGCTCGGCGATCTGCTCCACCGTCAGCACATTGACACGCGCGCTTGCCAGCTCGATGGCCAGGGGGATGCCGTCGAGGCGGCGGCAAATGTTGATGACGGTGGCGGTGTTGGCCGCGGTCAAGGCAAAGCCGGGCAAGACGGTGCGGGCGCGTTCGACGAACAGATGGATGGCATCGTAGTCGCCGGCACTCTGCGGGGTGAGCATCGGGAGTTGGATGTGCGCCTCATGGTCCGAGTCCAAGCCGGGCGGCAGAGAGAGTGGCTGCACCTGGTAGAGCATCTCGCCAGCCAGACCAAGCGGCTCGCGGCTGGTGGCGAGGATGGTCAGGTCGGGCGCCGCGGACAACAAAGTCCGGGTCAGTTCGGCGCAGGCGGCGATGAGGTGTTCGCAGTTGTCGAGCACGAGCAGCACCCGCCGTGTCCGCACAAAGCCCAGCAGCAATTCGAGAGGCGGCTGTTCTGGCAGCGGCTGCATGCCAAGCGCGTGGACAGCGAGATTCGCCGTGAGTGCAGGGTCGCGGAGCGAGGCGAACTCGACCAGCCAGACACCATCGGCGAAGCTGTTCGTCATCCCGCTCGCCACCTGGAGGGCGAGGCGGGTCTTGCCGCACCCGCTTGCGCCTGTGAGCGTGACCAGACGCGCGGAAGCCAGCAAACGCTCGATCTCTTGCGTTTCGCGCACGCGTCCGATGAAACTGGTGAGTTGGACTGGCAAATTGGTCAAGGACATGTCGAACATCTCGGCCTGTTCCGCCTCAAAAACCCCTCACGCACGGATAAAAACGACATCCAGACGAATGGCGTCGAAATTGGCCAGGATGCCCAGGCGAATCCCACAAGCTCGCATCCAGGCCTTGAGTTGATCGAGGGGCATTTCGTGGATATGCCGGCGGGCGATGGGGGCACCAGGCCGGCGATGATGAGGTGGTCGAAGGCGACATTGCCGATGGGCGTCTCTTTGTAGATGACGATTATGCTCTTGCTCGGCCAATTCTAATCCCTCAAGCCGGCGCCAATTCCAACGTCACCTGGCGACCAACGCGGGCTTCCAATGTAATCAGCATTTCCAGACTGAACTTCTCCCATTTCCCGCGCATCAAATCGGAGACGCGCGACTGCGCAATCCCAAGCTGCCGCGCTGCCTCCACCTGCGTCATGCCGCTGGACTGCAAAGAGGAACGCAGATCGTTCATCAGCTTTGCGCGCATCTGCAGGATGGCTGCTTCGGCAGCATCGAAGCCCAGATCGGCAAAGACGTTGCCGCTTGATAGTGTGATGGTCTCATCCATGGCTCAACCTCTTACTTGGTGATAGCGCTGTCGAGCGAGTTCGATATCTTCGAGCCGAGTTTTCTGGGTCTTCTTCCGGAAAGCGTGCAAGACATAGATTGCATCGATGAACTTGGCAACATAGATGACTCGCCATTCACCAAGAACATGAATCCTGATCTCGCGAACACCAGCGCCAACTTCATTCAGTGACCTCCAATCGTCCGGTTCGAGTCCTCGCTGAACCGCATATAAGTCGAAACCTGCTTGCCTTCTGGCTTCTGATGGGAAATCCCGCAGATCATCAAGGCTCGATCCTACGAACTTCAGAGGTTTCATGAATGGATTATATAAATACTTCTATAATCTGGCAACTTAGCAGGTAGGTAACAAGTGATACAAAGAAACCAGTATGGTCGGTTGTCGAATGTTCACAGGCGCTGCAAATGCGTATCCTGAAACCGTGTGGGGTATTTCAGCCCGAAACCGAGCAGGCGGTCGCCGCCGATGTGGGCGAACCAGATCAAGGCCAGGGCAAGGCCGAGCGGCCAGGCGCCGAAGGAGCCGCTTGCCAGCAGGAGGCCGGGCGCCAGATAGGTGTGAACGCCGTTGTAGGCGATGCTGCCCAGGCGCGGGCCGGCCAGGTAACCCAGCGCCGACAGGTCGGGCGCCAGCAGCAAGACCCCAAAGAGCAGCCAACTTTGACCGGAGCGGGCATAGAAGAACAACGCCAGGGCCAGGACGAGGCCGCCTTCGAGATGGAGGAGGAGTTTGGGGAGGGAGCGTGAGGTGGTTGGCATCGATCAGTCCCCCGGCCAGGGAAAAGCGTGGGCGGCGGCATAGAGCGAATCCAGTTGGCGCAGCGAGAGGCCGGGCATTAGGCCGCCAACGGTGCCGAAGATGACCGGCGTGCCCGCCACCGGCGCTAGAAGCTCGTGCAGGTGCTGGCGGATGGCGGCTTCATCCTGCGGCTGCGCCAGCCAACCCAGGTCGAGATTGCCCCACAGACACAGCCGCGGGTGGCTGCGCTCGCGGGCCACGGCCAACGACATCGCCGACATCGGATCCAGCCCCTGCACCCCGGCAATGGGCGTCTGCACAATCTGCTCCCAGACCGGC contains:
- a CDS encoding LuxR C-terminal-related transcriptional regulator; its protein translation is MFDMSLTNLPVQLTSFIGRVRETQEIERLLASARLVTLTGASGCGKTRLALQVASGMTNSFADGVWLVEFASLRDPALTANLAVHALGMQPLPEQPPLELLLGFVRTRRVLLVLDNCEHLIAACAELTRTLLSAAPDLTILATSREPLGLAGEMLYQVQPLSLPPGLDSDHEAHIQLPMLTPQSAGDYDAIHLFVERARTVLPGFALTAANTATVINICRRLDGIPLAIELASARVNVLTVEQIAERLDNRFAFLVSAQRTTPIPRHRTLREAIDWSYDLLTAEEQVLLRRLGVFAAGFTLDTVSGICGDDGIVPCDAEARTLELLSSLVHKSLVVARTLERTEARYRLLESIREYALEKMRQADEAARLRDRHSDLFLARAEEAAPRLGDAYQQLWLTWLEAEHDNLRAALSWSLESGRIESGLRIAIALPRFWEIRGHMPEAMSWLDRLLAAAGEDTPPATRARGHVFASFAAMLMGDAAACMSHAQAAFRLAERVGDDDRPLLALVLAAASTAERMAGNFQAAFELGERMIPMARQDGSSLYLGMSLLTQGLLAIEAGAYATARTLVDEGLALAYEDGDAFRIGGGLTLQGHLARCQEDYSQAKRAFESSVASLRTVGAERDLARALSNLGHACLHMGDADGALSVFEESLALHQAGQYKHGMAEALVGFAALAIVRGLPAAGAHLLGAAAASGRTLGIGLQPAACSEQDYYRMVARSRLGDAEFAAEEAAGRAMSLEQAIDYARRLPLEPKPTSAVRSKADGLTPREREVISLIAQGKSNDEIADTLVLSKRTVEKHISNIFSKLGFTQRAQIVRWVIEQGLVQGSN
- a CDS encoding helix-turn-helix domain-containing protein — encoded protein: MDETITLSSGNVFADLGFDAAEAAILQMRAKLMNDLRSSLQSSGMTQVEAARQLGIAQSRVSDLMRGKWEKFSLEMLITLEARVGRQVTLELAPA
- a CDS encoding type II toxin-antitoxin system RelE/ParE family toxin gives rise to the protein MKPLKFVGSSLDDLRDFPSEARRQAGFDLYAVQRGLEPDDWRSLNEVGAGVREIRIHVLGEWRVIYVAKFIDAIYVLHAFRKKTQKTRLEDIELARQRYHQVRG
- a CDS encoding DUF4260 domain-containing protein; protein product: MPTTSRSLPKLLLHLEGGLVLALALFFYARSGQSWLLFGVLLLAPDLSALGYLAGPRLGSIAYNGVHTYLAPGLLLASGSFGAWPLGLALALIWFAHIGGDRLLGFGLKYPTRFQDTHLQRL